In a genomic window of Besnoitia besnoiti strain Bb-Ger1 chromosome XI, whole genome shotgun sequence:
- a CDS encoding DUF866 domain-containing protein (encoded by transcript BESB_021050) yields the protein MVIIVLRMKAELENVESIEIPADHTWVLDVKQATGEDVRERVTLSAAETLEIPNSRGTANFLVRWNGSKSVSTINIQDVKNVTRRTYTAEDSGKFVPVVAFECRGAEPIKWHPADGYTVRSKKATFKDVDLSEDWVDYDQDANLSVGIYNVEYEFQVSR from the exons ATGGTGATAATTGTGCTGCGCATGAAGGCTGAGCTCGAGAACGTCGAGAGCATCGAGATCCCTGCGGACCACACTTGGGTCCTCGATG TGAAACAGGCTACCGGCGAAGAcgtgcgcgagcgcgtcaccctctctgcggcggaaaCCCTAGAGATCCCCAACAGCAGAGG CACTGCGAACTTCCTCGTGCGCTGGAACGGCAGCAAGAGTGTGTCGACCATCAACATCCAAGAC GTGAAGAACGTGACGCGCCGTACGTACACTGCGGAGGACAGCGGCAAGTTCGTCCCTGTCGTTGCCTTCGAGTGTCGCGG cgcggagcCCATCAAATGGCATCCTGCGGACGGATACACCGTCCGCAGCAAGAAAGCGACCTTCAAGGATGTTGACCTCTCTGAGGACTGGGTTGACTACGACCAA GACGCGAATCTGTCTGTCGGTATCTACAACGTCGAGTACGAGTTCCAAGTGAGCCGATGA
- a CDS encoding Yos1 family protein (encoded by transcript BESB_021060), with amino-acid sequence MAFSLLHLVEALLLLLNAAAVLSARRLLRPLNLDKPQVGDPGLRSQLSLFLFSVRTYLKFPLVIANIVVIIFEILFG; translated from the coding sequence ATGGCGTTCAGCCTGCTGCATCTCGTGGaagcgcttcttcttctccttaACGCAGCGGCGGTCTTGAGCGCGCGCCGGCTCCTGAGGCCGCTCAACCTGGACAAGCCGCAGGTCGGCGACCCCGGGCTGCGGTCCCAGCTctcgctctttctcttctccgtccGCACCTACCTAAAGTTCCCGCTCGTCATAGCGAACATCGTCGTCATCATCTTTGAAATCCTCTTCGGCTGA
- a CDS encoding hypothetical protein (encoded by transcript BESB_021070), translated as MATSSFETQRQATCDALLERLVVSQLRTYLGVSLDCIRRVDADDRKRESAAEADGATEDGVEAEENDQIVRQNAQVALEFARANCAFHSFGTINPSAVKDDLAQLLDSLEAFQQVYKAAALRRCLSRLLSPPFAPLCAPSSPAKLKQVDSAMRQTEEEEKRYGILRLLLDLAQHPSADTRDEIHVLRLEQERQRREARRVNAEAQRLDEEREAREDLDALQRAQLEDYLEEFMEDARSSSDDEVGAGAPATARRPPPASPPQTAPWAFGAGPSETTPAPSGRRALPDEAEDEVRSEGTSRREGALEELHGRGDADDADANFESLVLGRLLNALVGDEPVSAAPLGALDAGADELGEPWVRDLALMSATHAPLPSLLARPQGQLQLPPGSVLAAGTASGLSGAIRPFSRPKTGARLSTERDAKQASEKDVNDGDAPLNVTEAWLVQHVLLALSALDAAPVFLRLTPGDSEKEAEAAEASTQAAALSEACCSPPCRYPQVVRAGTAACDAQHLSPGAVASVLAEFGRAASAVLLLSRFAERLASLPSSPVRIDAAVNTAASAQRDPRRPRAGFRLSLLHFVGPHDSAGCSASHCTGGQPPGGASSWAFASASGRFGLGASARNLESLVAAGEQGGGSACVDALKGALDVLFLQWAALVAELQERQTKALNAELASPFFRAGTPVGSPARQRLEALRRVGPLPELGARRAESREADADGDAARCWEEEGENERVEEDSGRPLTLLALWHALRDHLRCWTSLAASLEGILNAFAFGPALPSLPTVEASAPAPRLLFFRAAEGAALGVLFLSEGLARLQEAEMKGDWLLQRFWGFFLFHAFRPLLLALDRCMGFGETRGFRRDLELLLQLPAACERRGGEAPTGFDARAAADGADVVPPHLPTLPQFLRDLLSLSRRTGEAVEAARAVAKMKLSAEEKSRKLEKNGPTALQSRGGDGAVSSDAESTRSEATEDDEALLWDAIEREGAARVADAFLDKLRAAGEPVERACAAEAVEANGLQGNADAGSRRRRRERDSLRGRAERESDAEHANLLGEETVDGELKVLVDRLAAWNALRRKPGDPQPRCGTAAQSGETENGEGSQETCEPRAVQDGSAQEALACLEDAGHDAEEREALRLSLRPSSLSATPPTVLASVALLDALCGPSPAVQHLDRKRSEAATCWRSGGRWRCRQDSAREGLAPSDEEEQSGASARGVWRPEEVTNLFLQTRLTHQLVDFARQLETATTLAVLDRTRILEAVAVTRAVALLQVHSEMQPLFELLFAHADAPLAHVDPLQLNYVLRDVLFSPSPSRVPASAEAATDAASRPSSLCAALQRALAAALRPSEAQAAAGVQALGDTRRAAGAAETGAAREGDIAQATCTREAIRAKLCSLERVEAAAGALSLSLMTENPVLHTPEAASFAVAAANVVFCPEERGRDSPEGDARAGAEDAGGKCGRLAFAYLTLRYASPPFSASAHPRYAAQRLLSPEILLLYSSLFAFLLELERSAAALLRLPSSLYSLFLADSRGLSRGAPHGGARLDAADDDAPDSLREIRARHELANSFADDADSASDSAHLRAFCVQFYQAAMKLRGELAHVLFALQRHVGFVCGQRGLASLLELLLACTSIEDMVAAHRRDLELLLALLLVPLHAAALDADLTASPAASFAASWQPPPVVAAEPFSLADSAVNFQLNVVLAPHLLLLLRAPRDLQRLSEAVLHLVRARSDPLPEPEDDDEGEEEGDDLRLWRRNRGRVSLLGLYRQAPVNSRGPEAFLGAESGEGLELEEATEHRERRRRETRKELESCMQSLEALQFNVRRAALCLVALLRAAVFSSPTMILDSVPPTQAFPEHALSVASFLFGRIAAECLCLSPASSLATGERKTTDVRRREGVTACEEGAPGLDVCEDVACGLRLLHSMLDFNNFYSEKLEEFAREEWVHDVAKASFARNENYR; from the exons ATGGCGACGTCGTCATtcgagacgcagcgacaggcgacgtgcgacgcgctgctggagcgccttGTCGTGAGCCAGCTGCGCACCTACCTGGGAGTCTCGCTGGACTGCATTCGGCGCGTCGATGCAGACGACCGAAAACGCGagtccgccgccgaggcagacggcgccaCGGAGGATGGAgtcgaggcagaggagaacgATCAAATCGTTAGACAAAACGCCCAAGTTGCTCTCGAGTTCGCACGCGCGAACTGCGCCTTCCACTCCTTCGGG ACGATCAACCCTAGTGCCGTGAAGGAcgacctcgcgcagctgTTGGACTCGCTCGAAGCCTTTCAGCAGGTCTacaaggcggcggcgctgcggcgctgtctctcgcgtctcctctctccgcccttCGCGCCGCTGTGTGCGCCGAGCTCTCCAGCGAAGCTGAAGCAAGTCGACAGTGCGATGCGCCaaactgaagaagaagagaaacgaTACGGaatcctccgcctccttctcgacCTCGCGCAGCACCCCAGCGCCGACACCCGAGACGAAATACAcgtcctgcgcctcgagcAGGAAAGACAG cgccgcgaggcgcgccgcgtcaatgccgaggcgcagcggctggatgaagagcgcgaggcgcgcgaagacctcgacgcgctccagcgcgcgcaaCTCGAGGATTACCTGGAGGAGTTCAtggaggacgcgcggagcAGCTCGGACGACGAGGTcggtgcgggcgcgccggcgaccgccaGGAGACCTccgccagcgtctccgccccagACGGCGCCGTGGGCTTTCGGCGCAGGCccgagcgagacgacgcccgcgcccagTGGCCGTCGCGCACTGccagacgaggcagaagacgaagtGCGAAGCGAGGGCACATCGCGCCGAGAAGGTGCCCTCGAAGAGCTCCACGGaaggggcgacgcagacgacgcggatgCAAACTTTGAGAGCCTCGTGCTAGGCCGCCTGCTGAACGCCCTCGTCGGTGACGAGCcggtctctgccgcgccacTGGGCGCCTTGGACGCCGGTGCCGACGAGCTCGGCGAGCCTTGGGTACGCGACCTCGCGCTCATGAgcgcgacgcatgcgccgctccCCTCGCTGttggcgcgcccgcagggtCAGCTGCAGCTTCCACCGGGGTCTGTCCTAGCCGCGGGGACAGCCTCGGGGCTGAGCGGCGCAATTCGGCCTTTCAGTCGACCGAAAACTGGCGCGCGCCTAAGCACCGAGAGGGACGCCAAGCAGGCAAGCGAGAAGGACGTGAATGACGGAGATGCGCCTCTGAACGTCACCGAGGCGTGGCTCGTTCAGCACGTCCTGCTCGCGCTGtccgcgctcgacgccgcccccGTGTTTCTTCGCCTCACGCCTGGGGACTctgagaaggaggcggaggccgccgaggcctcgacgcaggcagccgcTCTGTCGGAGGCGTGCTGCAGCCCTCCGTGCCGCTATCCGCAGGTGGTGCGAGCTGGTACGGCTgcctgcgacgcgcagcacCTGTCCcccggcgcggtcgcctccgTGTTGGCAGAAttcgggcgcgcggcctctgcagtgCTTCTTCTATCTCGCTTTGCCGAgaggctcgcctcgctgccctcttCGCCTGTGCGGATCGACGCGGCCGTCAAcaccgcggcgagcgcgcaaaGGGatccgcgacgccctcgcgcgggctTCAGGCTCTCTCTGCTACACTTTGTCGGTCCGCACGACTCAGCTGGCTGCTCGGCCTCGCACTGCACCGGAGGGCAGCCGCCGGGTGGTGCGTCCTCGtgggccttcgcctctgcgtcggggcgcttcggcctcggcgcctcggcgcggaaCCTCGAGTCGTTGGTGGCTGCCGGCGAACAGGGCGGGGGGAGCGCGTGCGTCGACGCGTTGAAGGGCGCTCTTGATGTGCTGTTCCTGCAGTGGGCGGCGCTGGTCGCGGAGCTTCAAGAGCGCCAGACGAAGGCGCTAAACGCGGagctcgcgtcgccgttctttcgcgcaggcacgcctgtgggctcgcctgcgcggcagcgcctggaggccctccgccgcgtagGCCCGCTGCCGGAGCTGGGCGCCCGGCGAGCCGAATCCCGAGAAGCCGACGCCgatggcgacgcggcgcgctgctgggaagaggagggggagaatGAGAGGGTGGAGGAGGATTCAGGCAGGCCGCTCACGCTGCTCGCGTTGTGGCATGCGCTGCGAGATCATCTGCGGTGTTGGAcgagcctcgcggcgtctctcgaggGCATTCTGAACGCGTTTGCCTTTGGCCCCGCCCTCCCGTCTCTGCCGACTgtggaggcgtccgcgcctgcgcctcggctgctttttttcagggccgccgagggcgctgcgCTCGGCGTGTTGTTTCTGagcgaaggcctcgcgcgcttgcaggaggcggagatgAAGGGCGACTGGCTGCTTCAGCGCTTCTGGGGATTCTTCCTTTTCCACGCGTTCCGGCCGCTGCTCCTCGCACTCGACCGCTGCATGGGCttcggcgagacgcgcggcttccGGCGCGACCTCGagttgctgctgcagctgccggcggcctgcgagcgcaggggcggcgaagcgcccaCTGGCttcgacgcccgcgccgcagcggacggCGCCGACGTCGTTCCCCCCCATCTGCCGACGCTCCCGCAGTTCCTCCGCGACCTCCTgagcctctcgcggcgcacggGCGAGGCGGTTGAGGCCGCCAGGGCGGTCGCGAAGATGAAGCTGAGTGCCGAGGAGAAGTCGAGAAAACTGGAGAAAAATGGCCCAACAGCTTTGCAGAGCCGCGGTGGAGACGGCGCGGTCTCCAGCGATGCAGAGTCGACCCGAAGCGAGGCcacagaggacgacgaggcgctgctctGGGATGCCatcgagcgagaaggcgccgcgcgcgtggcggatGCGTTTCTTGACAAACTCAGAGCGGCCGGCGAGCCCGTGGaacgcgcgtgcgccgcagaggcagtgGAAGCGAACGGGCTGCAAGGCAATGCCGACGCGGgctcgcgcagacgacgccgcgagcgggactcgctgcgcggccgcgcggagagagagagcgatgCGGAGCATGCGAACCTCCTCGGAGAGGAGACTGTCGACGGAGAGTTGAAGGTGCTCGTTGACAGACTGGCTGCCTGGAATGCGCTCCGGAGGAAGCCGGGCGACCCAcagccgcgctgcggcaccgcggcgcagagcggcgaaACAGAGAACGGCGAGGGATCGCAGGAGACTTGCGAGCCGCGTGCAGTCCAAGACGGAAGCGCTCAAGAGGCGCTGGCGTGCCTGGAGGATGCAGGgcacgacgcggaggaacgggaggcgcttcgtctgtcgctgcgcccttcctcgctctcggcgaCGCCCCCGACCGTCTTGGCGTCTGTCGCACTTCTCGATGCCCTCTGCGGCCCGTCGCCGGCGGTGCAGCATCTCGACAGAaagcgaagcgaggcggccACTTGCTGGCGGAGCGGAGGCCGCTGGCGATGTAGGCAGGATTCCGCTCGCGAGGGGCTTGCGCCCtcagacgaggaagagcaGAGTGGAGCTTCGGCGCGAGGTGTCTGGCGGCCTGAGGAGGTCACGAATCTCTTCTTGCAGACGCGGCTCACGCATCAGCTCGTGGACTTTGCGCGCCAACTCGAGACGGCGACTACGCTCGCGGTTCTCGACCGCACACGCATCCTCGAAGCTGTCGCCGtcacgcgcgccgtcgcgctgtTGCAG GTCCACAGCGAGATGCAGCCGCTCTTCGAGCTCCTGTTCGCccacgccgacgcgccgctaGCCCACGTCGATCCCTTGCAGCTCAACTACGTGCTGCGCGATgtcctcttctcgccgtcgccctctcgtgtgccggcgtccgcggaggccgccactgacgcggcctcgcgtccctcgtcgctctgcgcggcgctccagcgggCGCTGGCCGCTGCACTGCGACCGtcggaggcgcaggctgcggcgggcgttCAGGCCCTCGGCGACACCCGCcgagccgctggcgccgcagagactggggcggcgcgcgaaggggACATCGCGCAGGCCACGtgcacgcgagaggcgatTCGCGCGAAGCTGTGTTCGCTGGAGCGtgtcgaggccgccgcgggggcccTGTCGCTCAGCCTCATGACAGAAAACCCCGTTCTGCACACGCCTGAGGCCGCGTCGTTCGCAGTTGCGGCTGCGAACGTGGTCTTTTGCcccgaggagagaggcagggacagcccggagggcgacgcgcgcgcgggagccgaggacgccggcggcaaGTGCGGCAGACTCGCGTTCGCGTATCTCACG CTTCGgtacgcgtcgccgccgttctcggcctccgcgcatCCGCGGtacgcagcgcagcgcctgcttaGCCCTGAGATCCTCCTTTTGTAttcctcgctcttcgcgttCCTGCTCGAACTcgagcgaagcgccgcggcgctgctgcggcttccCTCGTCGCTCTATTCGCTCTTTCTCGCAGATTCGCGCGGCCTGAGTCGAGGCGCTCCCCACGGCGGAGCCCGCCTCGATGCCGCAGATGACGACGCTCCGGACTCTCTGCGGGAGATACGGGCGCGACACGAGCTGGCGAACTCGTtcgcggacgacgccgaTTCGGCCTCGGACTCTGCGCatctgcgcgccttctgcgtgcaGTTCTACCAGGCCGCCAtgaagctgcgcggcgagctcgcgcacgttctcttcgctctgcagcggcacGTCGGCTTTGTCTGCGGGCAGCGCGGGCTGGCGTCGCTCCTtgagctgctgctcgctTGCACCTCGATTGAAGACATGGTTGCCGCCCACCGCCGCGACCTCGaactgctgctggcgctgctcctGGTGCCGCTCCACGCGGCGGCCCTCGATGCCGACCTCACGGCGTCCCCTGCCGCGTCGTTTGCGGCATCGTGGCAGCCCCCGCCCGTCGTGGCTGCTGAACCGTTTTCGCTCGCCGACTCTGCAGTGAACTTCCAACTCAACGTAGTCCTCGCGCCGCATCTGCTCCTGCTCcttcgggcgccgcgcgacctcCAGCGGCTGTCGGAGGCCGTCCTCCAcctcgtccgcgcgcgcagcgacccCCTACCCGAaccggaggacgacgacgagggcgaagaggagggcgacgacctGAGGCTCTGGCGCAGAAACCGCGGGCGGGTGTCGCTCCTCGGCCTCTACAGACAGGCGCCGGTCAACTCGCGCGGCCCCGAGGCTTTTCTAGGCGCCGAATCCGGCGAAGGCCTGGAGCTTGAAGAAGCGACGGAGcacagagagcgaaggcgacgcgagacACGAAAGGAGCTTGAGAGCTGCATGCAGTCCCTCGAAG CGCTTCAGTTTAAcgtgcgtcgcgcagcgctgTGTCTGGTGGCACTGCTGCGGGCTGCGGTCTTCTCGTCGCCGACGATGATTTTGGACTCGGTGCCTCCGACGCAGGCCTTCCCTGAGCACGCGCTGTCTGTAGCCTCGTTTCTCTTCGGCCGCATCGCCGCCGAGTGCCTGTGCCTCTCCCCGGCGTCGTCCCTCGCGACAGGCGAGAGAAAGACCACCGACGTTCGACGACGAGAGGGGGTCACCGcctgcgaggaaggcgcgcccgGGCTCGACGTATGTGAagacgtcgcctgcggcctccggcTGCTGCATTCGATGCTGGACTTCAACAACTTCTACTCGGAAAAACTGGAAGAATTTGCCCGCGAAGAATGGGTGCACGACGTCGCAAAAGCGAGCTTCGCGCGGAACGAGAACTACCGCTGA
- a CDS encoding hypothetical protein (encoded by transcript BESB_021080), with product MMKPRVKARASRGLTSLAEPPRSRCSRCAAVRQLWLQRASAFVSSQAPESRSSSVASSRCFFWPLDPPFASLPASAASPTPPPCLHKRQRSAFTLFASSRLFSSSTPADDVPGLTETESASAAASDYPSDSPSPSVFSSSSLASHASHPEASGWRFSSSVSAASSPASFSPLRRRPRRADPRAESCEGLRGSRADDGSAGERRQDAESPSALSDGESASLLRLHPARRQRAFAANLLAEGAEASSVFSADSPQASRVAGASPSFQSRHAQAAPRSPLAAAARVATAAVRRRHHEAAFWRALGDEATRALLRLQEESVGDACAGAAARGGEENVQYDDVRLALVTEGSSLATLGRDLSELVNRFKQIRFTHARFLQTAEQTALLYIHRLSLHDAALLAASFASLNCNNVSFFFSLAEHVYQVSTAPSTPVATAAQTALQALQSSSASSPLTAPGASAAARRDAFLGALPPATSFALSLLLAATAEAQPVGAAPPATSWAARSVAEEVELFLALSWVHLVRAFARAHVPHSSLFEVAALPLCALLERQRAALARMQRAVLDRRARQRAKQAAAAGARGPLPLVALRPRHDEEASPGGDDVEALHGGLMRPSASACPRERATAALMPGRIVVRVLEAYAMFRFKHERLLRASVDTLSFLSFSDSDIESLRRSMAALEFEAPDFERLAALRLGAARP from the exons ATGATGAAGCCGAGAGTGAAAGCCCGAGCCTCTCGGGGCTTGACCTCGCTTGCAGAGCcaccgcgcagccgctgttcgcgctgcgcggcagtGCGACAACTCTGGCTGCAAAGAGCGTCGGCCTTCGTCTCTTCGCAGGCTCCTGAGTCTCGTTCCTCTTCCGTGGCATCGTCTCGTTGCTTCTTCTGGCCGCTAGATCCTCCCTTCGCGAGCCTACCCGCCTCGGCTGCCTCCCCCACTCCTCCACCGTGCCTGCACAAGCGACAACGCTCAGCCTTCACGttgttcgcctcctcgcgactcttctcgtcttccacGCCGGCTGACGACGTGCCTGGATTGACTGAGACGGAATCTGCAtctgccgcagcctctgACTATCCTTCAGACTCACCCAGTCCTTccgtcttttcttcttcctctcttgcTTCTCATGCGTCGCATCCAGAGGCTTCTGGATGGAGGTTTTCCTCTTCcgtttctgctgcttcttcaccggcgagcttctcgccgctccggcgacggcctcggcgcgcagacCCGCGGGCGGAATCCTGCGAGGGCCTGCGAGGCTCGAGAGCGGACGACGGCTCGGCGGGGGAGCGCAGGCAAGACGCCGAGAGCCCGTCCGCCCtaagcgacggcgagagcgcctcgcttcttcgcctccatcctgcacggcggcagcgagcctTCGCGGCGAATCTGCTCGCCGAAGGCGCTGAAGCCTCTAGCGTCTTTTCGGCAGACTCCCCtcaggcctcgcgcgtggcgggtgcctctccctcgtttCAGTCTaggcacgcgcaggcggcgccgaggtctccactcgcggcggcggcgcgggttGCGACGGCCGCAGTTCGACGGAGGCACCACGAAGCGGCGTTCTGGCGGGCGttgggcgacgaggcaacgcgcgcgctgctgaggCTGCAAGAAGAGTCTgtcggcgacgcgtgcgcaggTGCGGCGGCAcgtggaggcgaggagaacgTTCAGTACGACGACGTGAGACTGGCGCTTGTCACGGAGGGGTCGTCGCTCGCTACCTTGGGTCGGGACTTGAGCGAGTTGGTGAATCGCTTCAAACAAATCCGCTTTACCCACGCGCGCTTCCTGCAGACCGCGGAACAAACTGCTCTGCTGTATATCCACCGGCTTTCGCTgcacgacgcggcgctgctggcagCCTCGTTCGCGTCGCTGAACTGCAACAATGTgtccttttttttctccctcgccgagCACGTCTACCAAGTCTCCACTGCGCCGTCCACGCCGGTTGCCaccgcggcgcagacagcgctccaggcgctgcagagctcctcggcttcgtcgccactcacggcgcccggcgcctctgccgcggcgcgccgcgacgccttctTGGGCGCTCTCCCGCCCGCGACGTCGTTCGCGctttcgctgcttctcgcggcgactgcagaggcgcagccggtcggcgcggcgccgccggcgacttcgtgggcggcgcgcagcgtcgcagaAGAAGTCGAGCTCTTTCTGGCACTCTCCTGGGTGCATCTTGTGCGGGCGttcgcgcgtgcgcacgTGCCGCACTCGAGTCTGTTTGaagtcgccgcgctgccgctgtgcGCCTTgctggagcggcagcgcgcggctctcgcgcgtaTGCAGCGAGCCGTCCTCGACCGGAGAGCCCGTCAGCGTGCGAagcaggcggctgcggcgggcgctcgcggaccgctgcctctcgtcgcgctgcggcctcgccacGACGAAGAAGCCAGCCCTGGAGGAGACGACGTGGAGGCGCTCCACGGCGGTCTCATGCggccgtccgcctccgcctgcccgcgcgagagggcaACCGCGGCGCTGATGCCTGGGCGCATCGTCGTGAGGGTTCTCGAGGCATACGCCAT GTTTCGCTTCAAGCACGAGCGCCTTCTGAGAGCCTCAGTTGACACGCtgtccttcctctccttctcagACAGCGACATCGAG TCCTTGCGACGCTCCATGGCAGCCCTCGAGTTCGAGGCGCCTGACTTCgagaggctcgcggcgcttcgcctcggcgctgcccGCCCATGA
- a CDS encoding RuvB family 2 protein (encoded by transcript BESB_021090), with protein MEVATANSAPAGAGIRCMQEVCDVSRVERIAAHSHIRGLGLTDALQPRKFSQGMVGQPDARKAAGLVCKLVKAGRIAGRAVLLAGQPGSGKTAIAMAVAKELGESTPFTHISGSEIFSLEMSKTEALTQAFRRSINVLIKQEAEIIEGEVVEIEINRPTSAKPGQPTARTGRMMLKTTEMETLYDLGTKMIDALTKEGVTAGDVITIDKSTGKVTRVGRGFSRAKDYDAVGPATRFVQCPEGELQKRKEVVHSVTLHEIDVINSRAQGFLALFAGDTGEIKSEVREQIDQKVADWRAEGKADVVPGVLFIDEVHMLDIECFSFLNRALEHETSPIVIMATNRGITTIRGTDYKSPHGIPLDLLDRTLIIPTQPYEEKDMLKIIELRAEEEDVELEENARLLLCKIAAECSLRYALHLITVANLVCRKRKGAVVTVQDVRRVYSLFMDVKRSTQYLVEYQQEFMFSELPAHQGPQASASQAVRQAAKAEKGDASPEARPQSMDVEP; from the exons ATGGAGGTCGCCACCGCGAActccgcgccggctggcGCCGGCATTCGATGCATGCAGGAAGTCTGCGACGTCAGTCGCGTCGAGCGCATCGCCGCGCACTCGCACATTCGCGGCCTCGGGCTGacagacgcgctgcagccgcggaagtTCTCGCAGGGCATGGTGGGGCAACCCGACGCACGAAAAGCGGCAG GCCTCGTGTGCAAGCTGGTCAAGGCGGGCAGAatcgcaggccgcgcggtGCTCCTCGCCGGTCAGCCCGGCAGCGGAAAAACTGCGATTGCCATGGCTGTCGCGAAAGAGTTGGGCGAG TCTACGCCGTTCACACACATCAGCGGGAGCGAAATTTTCAGCTTGGAAATGTCTAAAACCGAGGCTCTCACTCAAGCCTTCCGGCGCTCCATCAACGTCCTCATCAAGCAAGAGGCTGAAATCATCGAAGGAG AGGTTGTGGAGATCGAGATCAATCGCCCGACGAGCGCCAAGCCTGggcagccgacggcgcgcacGGGGCGAATGATGCTCAAAACTACCGAGATGGAAACTCTCTACGACCTCGGCACCAAAATGATTG ATGCACTCACAAAGGAGGGCGTGACTGCCGGCGACGTCATCACCATCGATAAAAGCACCGGGAAGGTGACGCGCGTCGGCCGCGGCTTCTCACGCGCGAAGGACTACGACGCTGTCGGGCCTGCGACGCGCTTCGTGCAG TGCCCCgagggcgagctgcagaagcggaagGAAGTGGTGCACTCCGTGACGCTCCACGAGATCGACGTCATCAACAGCCG AGCTCAaggcttcctcgcgctcttcgctgGCGATACGGGAGAAATTAAAAGTGAAGTCCGCGAGCAAATTGATCAGAAGGTCGCTGATTGGCGCGCAGAGGGCAAGGCCGACGTCGTTCCG GGCGTCTTGTTCATCGACGAAGTCCACATGCTGGACATCGAGTGTTTTTCCTTCCTGAACCG TGCGCTGGAGCACGAAACGTCGCCGATTGTCATCATGGCTACCAACCGTGGCATCACGACGATTCGCGGCACGGACTACAAGTCTCCTCACGGCATTCCACTGGACCTTCTCGACCGCACTCTGATTATTCCCACGCAGCCCTACGAGGAGAAGGACATGCTCAAG ATCATTGAGCTGCgtgcggaggaagaagacgtcgAGCTCGAGGAGAACGCGCGGCTGTTGCTGTGCAAAATCGCTGCGGAGTGTTCGCTCCGCTACGCGCTGCATCTCATCACCGTCGCGAATCTGGTCTGTCGGAAGCGAAAGGGCGCTGTCGTCACCGTGCAGGACGTCCGCCGAGTCTATTCGCTCTTCATGGATGTCAAGCGATCCACGCAGTATTTAGTG GAGTACCAACAAGAATTTATGTTTTCCGAGTTGCCGGCGCATCAGGGCCCgcaggcgtccgcgtcgcaagcggtgcggcaggcggcgaaggccgagaAGGGGGACGCGtcgccagaggcgaggccgcagagcaTGGACGTCGAGCCGTaa
- a CDS encoding hypothetical protein (encoded by transcript BESB_021100) — MDAETFWERVPLLVRVFTASSATALCFAGVVNLAMPACYTTGIVGLALICFGIVGLLCEFSPYGLNVLMGLCPLLGEYSFRGVLYVLECPPAPHSYDGLR, encoded by the exons ATGGACGCAGAGACCTTTTGGGAACGCGTGCCGCTGCTGGTGCGCGTCTTCaccgcgagctccgcgaccgcgctctgcttcgcgggGGTCGTCAACCTCGCGATGCCTGCCTGCTACACGACTGGCATTGTGGGACTTGCACTCATTTGCTTCGGCATCGTcggtctcctctgcgagTTCTCGCCCTACGGCCTCAACGTCTTGATGGGCCTCTGTCCACTTCTCGGCGAATACagcttccgcggcgtcctctaCGTCCT cgAGTGCCCACCGGCGCCGCACAGCTACGACGGTCTTCGCtag